From Streptomyces sp. NBC_00370, a single genomic window includes:
- the cbiE gene encoding precorrin-6y C5,15-methyltransferase (decarboxylating) subunit CbiE — protein sequence MADRVTVIGWDGSPLTPAAESALSAATLVAGAAHHLAIPEVPAEAERIRLGSIDLAARRIAGHRGSAVVIADGDPGFFGVVRTLRAPEHGLEVEVVPAVSAVAAAFARAGMPWDDAQVVVAHSRTLRRVVNVCRAHTKVAVLTSPGAGPAELALLLEGVHRTFVICEELGTTRETVSVLTSDTVADHVWHDPNVVIVIGGVGTAPSPVAGWAAGRDPGYPPAARGWALPAEEYGIDLDESESTWLRAAQLARLGARTGDLVWDIGCGTGAVAAEAAGFGAAVIAVDSEPGACASTAAAARRAGVQLQVVEGTAPHVLERLPEPDVVRIGGGGIDVVVACADRRPERIVTHAATRDEAEAVSTALTEGGYQVECTLLQSVDLDTADWSERERAVVFLVAARRPDGTS from the coding sequence ATGGCCGACCGCGTCACGGTGATCGGCTGGGACGGTTCGCCCCTCACGCCTGCGGCCGAATCCGCCCTGTCCGCCGCCACCTTGGTGGCCGGCGCCGCCCACCACCTGGCCATCCCCGAGGTGCCCGCCGAAGCGGAGCGGATCAGACTCGGCAGCATAGATCTCGCCGCCCGCCGGATCGCCGGACACCGCGGCAGCGCCGTCGTCATCGCCGACGGCGACCCCGGGTTCTTCGGCGTCGTACGCACCCTGCGCGCCCCCGAACACGGACTTGAGGTCGAAGTCGTCCCCGCCGTCTCGGCCGTGGCCGCCGCCTTCGCCCGCGCCGGCATGCCGTGGGACGACGCCCAGGTCGTCGTCGCCCACAGCCGTACGCTGCGCCGCGTCGTCAACGTGTGCCGGGCGCACACCAAGGTCGCCGTACTCACCTCGCCCGGCGCGGGCCCCGCCGAACTCGCCCTGCTGCTCGAAGGGGTCCACCGCACCTTCGTCATCTGCGAGGAACTCGGCACCACCCGCGAGACGGTCTCCGTCCTCACCTCCGACACGGTCGCCGACCACGTCTGGCACGACCCCAACGTCGTGATCGTCATCGGCGGCGTCGGCACCGCGCCCTCGCCGGTCGCCGGCTGGGCCGCGGGCCGCGACCCCGGCTACCCGCCGGCGGCGCGGGGCTGGGCGCTGCCGGCCGAGGAGTACGGCATCGACCTCGACGAGAGCGAGTCGACCTGGCTGCGCGCCGCCCAACTGGCCCGGCTGGGCGCCCGTACCGGCGACCTCGTCTGGGACATCGGCTGCGGCACCGGCGCCGTGGCGGCCGAGGCGGCCGGCTTCGGCGCGGCCGTCATCGCCGTCGACTCCGAACCGGGCGCCTGCGCCAGCACGGCCGCCGCAGCCCGCAGGGCCGGCGTCCAGCTCCAGGTCGTCGAGGGCACGGCCCCGCACGTACTGGAGCGGCTGCCCGAACCCGATGTCGTACGGATCGGCGGCGGCGGTATCGACGTCGTCGTCGCCTGCGCCGACCGCAGGCCGGAACGTATCGTCACGCACGCGGCCACCCGGGACGAGGCCGAGGCGGTCAGCACCGCGCTGACCGAGGGCGGTTACCAGGTGGAGTGCACACTGCTGCAGTCCGTCGACCTCGACACCGCCGACTGGTCGGAGCGCGAGCGCGCCGTCGTCTTCCTGGTCGCGGCCCGGCGCCCGGACGGCACTTCCTGA
- a CDS encoding GNAT family N-acetyltransferase: MLCIYDGLRHGAGMTTTFPDVSISTERLVLRAFETADLPAHIEMMNDEQVTAWSSVPHPYTAGDAEEWVRRIAPEERTAGRGIVFAVTEFLTQRLVGVVQLQETDWRLRATEVAYLTAPWARGEGYATESVLAVAQWLFRDQKFERIELRTAADNTAAQQVAQKIGCISEGVLRNAWIVRTQTEDGGWADIRTDLIVWSLLPEDLEGVAEQMADAGGYASFTDWN; encoded by the coding sequence ATGCTGTGCATTTACGACGGACTGAGGCATGGAGCTGGCATGACTACCACCTTTCCGGACGTTTCCATCAGCACGGAGCGGTTGGTGCTGCGCGCCTTCGAAACGGCGGACCTCCCGGCGCACATCGAGATGATGAACGACGAGCAGGTCACGGCGTGGTCGTCGGTGCCACATCCGTACACGGCGGGCGACGCGGAGGAGTGGGTGCGCCGGATCGCTCCGGAGGAACGGACGGCCGGGCGGGGCATCGTGTTCGCCGTCACCGAGTTCCTCACCCAGCGGCTCGTCGGTGTCGTCCAGCTCCAGGAGACCGACTGGCGGCTGCGCGCCACGGAGGTGGCGTATCTCACCGCGCCCTGGGCGCGCGGCGAGGGATACGCGACGGAATCGGTGCTGGCCGTCGCCCAGTGGCTGTTCCGCGACCAGAAGTTCGAGCGCATCGAACTGCGCACCGCCGCCGACAACACGGCGGCCCAGCAGGTCGCCCAGAAGATCGGCTGCATCAGCGAAGGGGTCCTGCGCAACGCCTGGATAGTGCGTACGCAGACCGAGGACGGCGGCTGGGCCGACATCCGCACCGACCTGATCGTGTGGAGCCTGCTCCCCGAAGATCTCGAAGGGGTCGCCGAGCAGATGGCGGACGCGGGCGGCTACGCCTCCTTCACCGACTGGAACTGA
- a CDS encoding MetQ/NlpA family ABC transporter substrate-binding protein — protein MRVNLKLTTVAAATAALALTLGACGTSSDPGSTTAGEGKPDTSKPLVVAASPTPHADILNFVKDHLAAKAGLKLQVKEFTDYVLPNTATEKGEVDANYFQHKPYLDDFNKKNGTHIVPVVNVHLEPLGLYSRKLDGLKAIKPGQSVAIPNDTTNEGRALKLLADNGLITLKDGVGAEGNLADIKDAKGLKFKELEAATLPRALNDVDSAVINGNYALEAKLKPAQDSLALEKSEGNPYANFLAVKQGNEKDPRVVKLAKLLNSPEVKKFIEDTYDGSVVPSFGQAG, from the coding sequence ATGCGCGTCAACCTCAAGCTCACGACCGTCGCCGCGGCCACCGCCGCCCTGGCCCTCACGCTCGGCGCCTGCGGCACCTCGTCCGATCCCGGCTCCACGACGGCGGGGGAGGGGAAGCCGGACACGTCCAAGCCGCTGGTCGTCGCCGCTTCGCCGACCCCGCACGCCGACATCCTGAACTTCGTCAAGGACCACCTGGCGGCGAAGGCCGGACTGAAGCTCCAGGTCAAGGAGTTCACCGACTACGTCCTGCCCAACACCGCCACCGAAAAGGGCGAGGTCGACGCCAACTACTTCCAGCACAAGCCGTACCTCGACGACTTCAACAAGAAGAACGGCACCCACATCGTGCCCGTCGTCAACGTCCACCTGGAGCCGCTCGGCCTCTACTCCAGGAAGCTCGACGGGCTCAAGGCGATCAAGCCGGGGCAGAGCGTCGCGATCCCCAACGACACCACCAACGAGGGCCGCGCGCTCAAGCTGCTCGCCGACAACGGTCTGATCACACTCAAGGACGGCGTCGGCGCCGAAGGGAACCTCGCCGACATCAAGGACGCCAAGGGGCTGAAGTTCAAGGAACTGGAGGCCGCCACCCTGCCCCGCGCGCTCAACGACGTCGACTCGGCCGTCATCAACGGCAATTACGCCCTTGAGGCCAAGCTCAAGCCCGCCCAGGACTCACTGGCCCTGGAGAAGAGCGAAGGCAACCCGTACGCCAACTTCCTCGCCGTCAAGCAGGGCAACGAGAAGGACCCGCGGGTGGTCAAGCTCGCGAAACTGCTCAACTCCCCCGAGGTGAAGAAGTTCATAGAGGACACCTACGACGGTTCGGTCGTCCCGAGCTTCGGCCAGGCCGGCTGA
- a CDS encoding methionine ABC transporter permease, protein MTWSQMQPLLTQGTLDTLYMVLWSTLVTVLGGLPLGILLVLTDKGGLLQNAPVNKTVGVIVNIGRSLPFIILLIALIPFTTFVVGTFIGPTAMIVPLAIGAIPFFARLVETAIREVDHGLVEAVQSMGGSIPTIVRKVLLPQALPSLVSGVTTTVIALIGYSAMAGAVGGEGLGSKAVTYGFQRFENGFMVATVVVLIVIVTVIQLIGDIAVRLLARRVRTTS, encoded by the coding sequence GTGACCTGGTCGCAGATGCAGCCCCTGCTCACCCAGGGGACCCTCGACACCCTCTACATGGTGCTCTGGTCGACGCTCGTCACGGTCCTGGGCGGCCTGCCGCTCGGCATCCTGCTGGTCCTCACCGACAAGGGCGGGCTGCTCCAGAACGCCCCCGTGAACAAGACGGTCGGCGTGATCGTGAACATCGGCCGCTCGCTGCCGTTCATCATCCTGCTGATCGCGCTGATCCCGTTCACCACGTTCGTCGTGGGCACCTTCATCGGACCCACGGCCATGATCGTGCCGCTGGCGATCGGCGCCATCCCCTTCTTCGCCCGGCTCGTCGAGACGGCCATCCGTGAGGTCGACCACGGTCTGGTCGAGGCCGTGCAGTCGATGGGCGGGTCCATCCCCACCATCGTCCGCAAAGTGCTGCTGCCGCAGGCGCTGCCCTCGCTCGTCTCCGGCGTCACCACCACCGTCATCGCGCTCATCGGCTACTCGGCCATGGCCGGCGCCGTCGGCGGTGAAGGGCTCGGCTCCAAGGCCGTCACCTACGGGTTCCAGCGCTTCGAGAACGGCTTCATGGTCGCCACCGTCGTGGTGCTGATCGTGATCGTCACCGTCATCCAGCTGATCGGCGACATCGCCGTACGGCTCCTCGCGCGCCGCGTCCGCACGACTTCCTGA
- a CDS encoding methionine ABC transporter ATP-binding protein — translation MITTTGLTKIYRSGPSRSREVTALDGVDLHVGEGEVFGVVGQSGAGKSSLIRCVNLLERPTSGTVTVDGQDLTALAGRGRRAGKELRAARSSIGMVFQHFNLLSSRTVRDNVELPLEILGHSGKDRQRRAAELLDLVGLADKAKAYPAQLSGGQKQRVGIARALAGKPKVLLSDEATSALDPETTRSILALLRDLNRQLGLTVLLITHEMEVVKTICDSAALMSRGRIVESGKVDELLATTGSQLARELYPVEGPGSDESRTVLDITFNGESDERGIVSRLSRTYNIDIAILGAALRTVQGRQIGRLRIELPGRYEDNVVPVGFLRERGLHVENVTGVPAQLVKDGAR, via the coding sequence GTGATCACCACAACAGGTCTGACCAAAATCTACCGGTCAGGACCCTCCCGCAGCCGTGAGGTGACGGCCCTCGACGGGGTCGACCTCCATGTCGGCGAAGGGGAGGTCTTCGGCGTCGTCGGCCAGAGCGGCGCCGGGAAATCGTCCCTCATCCGCTGCGTCAACCTCCTCGAACGCCCCACGTCCGGCACGGTCACCGTCGACGGCCAGGACCTCACCGCCCTCGCCGGCCGGGGCCGGCGGGCCGGCAAGGAGCTGCGCGCGGCCCGCAGTTCGATCGGCATGGTCTTCCAGCACTTCAACCTGCTGTCGTCACGCACCGTGCGGGACAACGTCGAACTGCCGCTGGAGATCCTCGGCCACTCCGGCAAGGACCGGCAGCGCCGCGCCGCGGAACTGCTCGACCTGGTCGGCCTCGCCGACAAGGCCAAGGCCTACCCCGCCCAGCTCTCCGGCGGGCAGAAGCAGCGGGTCGGCATCGCCCGCGCCCTCGCCGGCAAGCCCAAGGTGCTGCTCTCCGACGAGGCGACCAGCGCACTCGACCCCGAGACCACCCGCTCGATCCTCGCGCTGCTGCGCGACCTCAACCGGCAGCTCGGACTGACCGTGCTGCTCATCACCCACGAGATGGAGGTCGTCAAGACGATCTGCGACTCGGCGGCGCTGATGAGCCGCGGCCGGATCGTCGAGTCCGGCAAGGTCGACGAACTGCTCGCCACCACCGGATCGCAGCTCGCGCGCGAGCTGTACCCGGTCGAAGGGCCGGGCTCCGACGAGAGCCGTACGGTCCTCGACATCACGTTCAACGGCGAATCCGACGAGCGCGGCATCGTCTCCCGGCTGTCCCGTACGTACAACATCGACATCGCGATCCTGGGCGCCGCGCTGCGCACGGTCCAGGGCCGGCAGATCGGCCGGCTCCGCATCGAGCTGCCCGGCCGCTACGAGGACAACGTCGTACCCGTCGGCTTCCTGCGCGAGCGGGGGCTGCATGTCGAGAACGTCACCGGTGTCCCCGCCCAGCTGGTCAAGGACGGTGCCAGGTGA
- a CDS encoding GNAT family N-acetyltransferase, whose translation MGMSVTISAARAQDAEQILKLQYLCYQNEAELYGDYTIEPLTQTLEDLRAELDAGHGLVARLGDEIVASVRGTVDEQGTARIAKLIVHPRMQRHGLGGRLLDAIEGQFATTPAAKRFQLFTGHRSEGNLRLYRSRGYLPVSRELVGPRLTLVTLEKQASQGADATAYAASA comes from the coding sequence ATGGGCATGAGCGTGACCATCTCAGCGGCGAGAGCGCAGGACGCGGAACAGATCCTGAAGCTGCAGTACCTGTGTTACCAGAACGAGGCCGAGCTCTACGGCGACTACACCATCGAACCCCTCACCCAGACCCTGGAGGACCTCAGGGCCGAACTCGACGCCGGGCACGGCCTGGTGGCCCGGCTGGGCGACGAGATCGTGGCATCGGTACGGGGAACGGTCGACGAGCAGGGCACGGCGCGCATCGCGAAACTCATCGTCCATCCGAGGATGCAGCGGCACGGCCTGGGCGGCCGGCTCCTCGACGCCATCGAGGGCCAGTTCGCCACGACCCCCGCCGCCAAGCGCTTCCAGCTCTTCACCGGCCACCGCAGTGAGGGCAATCTGCGGCTGTACCGCAGCCGTGGCTACCTGCCGGTGTCGAGGGAGCTGGTCGGTCCGCGGCTGACGCTCGTCACACTGGAGAAGCAGGCGTCACAGGGCGCGGACGCCACCGCGTACGCGGCGAGCGCCTGA
- a CDS encoding sigma-70 family RNA polymerase sigma factor, whose protein sequence is MTVADTRFPYGPHRAAAALVSALSPLVSAEATAEAGWAATEPRDLEQAVWVRLLERLADAGPPSDTARWVRSAVRAEARRTRRTAANELPYAPERPDPATDPDAGPEHSALRAEWRRTLRSAVVRTPGRCPGLLTAMLSPKDPTYREIAGELAISQGSLGPMRSRCLGCLRRMLAAEVAAPEQRGKER, encoded by the coding sequence ATGACAGTCGCCGACACCCGCTTCCCGTACGGTCCGCACCGGGCCGCAGCCGCGCTCGTCAGCGCGCTGTCCCCGCTGGTCAGCGCCGAGGCCACGGCCGAAGCCGGCTGGGCGGCCACCGAACCGCGCGATCTCGAACAGGCCGTCTGGGTACGGCTGCTGGAGCGGCTGGCCGACGCGGGGCCGCCGTCCGACACGGCCCGCTGGGTACGGTCGGCGGTACGCGCCGAGGCGCGCAGGACCCGGCGTACGGCGGCGAACGAGCTGCCCTACGCACCGGAGCGGCCGGATCCGGCCACCGACCCCGACGCCGGGCCTGAACACAGCGCATTACGCGCGGAGTGGCGCAGAACACTTCGTTCCGCCGTGGTCCGTACACCAGGGCGTTGCCCCGGGCTGCTGACTGCGATGTTGTCGCCGAAGGACCCCACGTACCGCGAAATCGCAGGGGAGTTGGCTATCTCACAGGGAAGTCTGGGGCCGATGCGTTCCCGATGCCTGGGATGCCTGCGCAGAATGCTGGCGGCAGAGGTTGCAGCTCCTGAACAACGGGGAAAGGAGCGGTAG
- a CDS encoding glycerophosphodiester phosphodiesterase, translated as MTQGARNTPGRRTVLGAAVLGSAAMAVPAVAGTAAAQPAGHGKGGHGPARPKLPVPTIVGHRGTAGYRPEHTLGSYQLALDMGADVIEQDLVPTKDGHLVCRHEPDITATSDVADHPEFASRKTTRVIDGVSTTGWFTVDFTLAELKTLRAKERIPANRQHNTLYDGHWDIPTYEEVLRWADDEGRRRGRPVWLYTETKHPTYFRGIGLGLEERFAKLLRRYGRDHANAPIFLQSFEPTSMKRMAELVSAPRVVLLDVAGSRPWDFKATGDPRGVDDLVTPAGLKWIASFAQGIGPTLDLVIPKDATGKLTSPTTLVRDAHAKGLILHPYTMRNENTFLPADFRRGTDPNAYGDAFGAFQAYFETGIDGVFTDNADTGVLARADFLSR; from the coding sequence ATGACGCAGGGTGCGCGCAACACACCCGGACGGCGGACCGTACTGGGCGCCGCCGTACTGGGCTCGGCGGCCATGGCGGTGCCCGCCGTCGCCGGCACGGCCGCCGCGCAGCCGGCAGGGCACGGCAAGGGCGGCCACGGCCCCGCGCGGCCGAAGCTGCCCGTGCCGACGATCGTCGGCCACCGGGGGACGGCGGGTTACCGCCCCGAGCACACCCTCGGCTCGTACCAGCTGGCCCTCGACATGGGCGCCGACGTGATCGAGCAGGACCTGGTGCCCACCAAGGACGGGCATCTGGTCTGCCGTCACGAGCCCGACATCACGGCCACGTCGGACGTCGCCGACCACCCGGAGTTCGCCTCCCGCAAGACCACCCGGGTCATCGACGGGGTCAGCACCACCGGCTGGTTCACCGTGGACTTCACCCTGGCCGAGCTGAAGACGCTGCGCGCCAAGGAGCGGATCCCCGCCAACCGGCAGCACAACACCCTCTACGACGGCCACTGGGACATCCCCACCTACGAAGAGGTGCTGCGCTGGGCCGACGACGAGGGCCGCCGCCGTGGCAGGCCCGTCTGGCTGTACACCGAGACCAAGCACCCCACCTACTTCCGGGGCATCGGCCTCGGTCTTGAGGAGCGGTTCGCGAAGCTGCTGCGCCGGTACGGGCGCGACCACGCGAACGCGCCGATCTTCCTCCAGTCGTTCGAGCCGACCAGCATGAAGCGGATGGCCGAGCTGGTCTCGGCGCCGCGCGTCGTCCTGCTCGACGTCGCGGGCAGCCGGCCGTGGGACTTCAAGGCCACCGGCGACCCCCGGGGTGTCGACGACCTCGTCACGCCGGCCGGGCTGAAGTGGATCGCCTCCTTCGCGCAGGGCATCGGCCCGACGCTCGACCTGGTCATCCCCAAGGACGCGACGGGGAAGCTGACGTCGCCGACCACCCTCGTCCGGGACGCGCACGCCAAGGGGCTGATCCTGCACCCGTACACGATGCGCAACGAGAACACCTTCCTGCCGGCCGACTTCCGCCGCGGCACCGACCCGAACGCGTACGGGGACGCCTTCGGCGCCTTCCAGGCGTACTTCGAGACCGGTATCGACGGTGTCTTCACCGACAACGCCGACACGGGTGTGCTCGCCAGGGCGGACTTCCTCAGCCGCTGA
- a CDS encoding lysophospholipid acyltransferase family protein — MSRFALIKATLGTLVRLMFRTRVEGAENIPGSGPVILAGNHLTFIDSMILPLVCDRQVFFIGKDEYVTGKGVKGRLMAWFFTGVGMIPVDRDGGRGGVAALMTGQRVLEEGRIFGIYPEGTRSPDGRLYRGRTGIARLTLMTGAPVVPFAMIGTDKLQPSGKGLPRAGKVTVRFGKPMEFSRYDGMERDRYVLRAVTDSVMTEVMRLGGQEYVDMYATKAKAA; from the coding sequence TTGTCCCGCTTCGCGCTCATCAAGGCAACGCTCGGAACGCTCGTGCGCCTGATGTTCCGTACACGGGTGGAAGGCGCCGAGAACATTCCCGGCAGCGGGCCCGTGATCCTGGCCGGCAACCATCTGACGTTCATCGACTCGATGATCCTGCCGCTGGTCTGCGACCGGCAGGTGTTCTTCATCGGCAAGGACGAGTACGTCACGGGCAAGGGCGTGAAGGGCCGGCTGATGGCCTGGTTCTTCACCGGTGTCGGCATGATCCCGGTGGACCGCGACGGCGGCAGGGGCGGTGTCGCCGCGCTGATGACGGGGCAGCGCGTGCTGGAGGAGGGCCGGATCTTCGGCATCTACCCGGAGGGCACCCGCTCCCCCGACGGCCGGCTGTACCGGGGGCGTACGGGGATCGCCCGGCTGACGCTGATGACGGGTGCGCCGGTGGTGCCGTTCGCGATGATCGGCACGGACAAGCTGCAGCCGAGCGGCAAGGGCCTGCCGCGCGCGGGCAAGGTGACGGTGCGCTTCGGCAAGCCGATGGAGTTCTCCCGCTACGACGGCATGGAGCGCGACCGCTATGTGCTGCGCGCGGTGACGGACTCGGTGATGACCGAGGTCATGCGGCTGGGCGGCCAGGAGTACGTGGACATGTACGCGACGAAGGCGAAGGCCGCGTAG
- the argH gene encoding argininosuccinate lyase, with protein sequence MSSKNGDVRLWGGRFADGPSEALAALSASVHFDWRLAPYDIAGSRAHARALHKAGLLSQDELARMLAGLAQLEDDVADGSFVGTVADEDVHTALERGLLERLGPDLGGKLRAGRSRNDQIATLFRMYLRDHGRIIGGLIADLQDALVALAEAHHGVAMPGRTHLQHAQPVLFAHHVLAHVQSLSRDAERLRQWDKRTAVSPYGSGALAGSSLGLDPEAVAVDLGFERGSVGNSIDGTASRDFVAEFAFITAMIGVNLSRIAEEVILWNTKEFSFVTLHDAFSTGSSIMPQKKNPDIAELARGKSGRLIGNLTGLLATLKALPLAYNRDLQEDKEPVFDSCDQLEVLLPAFTGMMATLTVNRTRMEELAPAGFSLATDIAEWLVKQGVPFRVAHEVAGECVKECEARGIELDQLSDEQFAKISEHLTPDVRSVLNVAGSLASRNGRGGTAPSAVAVQLSELKADLVIQHAWATAKD encoded by the coding sequence GTGAGCAGCAAAAACGGGGATGTCCGGCTCTGGGGCGGCCGGTTCGCCGACGGTCCTTCCGAGGCCCTGGCCGCCTTGTCCGCCTCGGTGCACTTCGACTGGCGCCTCGCGCCGTACGACATCGCCGGCTCACGTGCCCACGCCCGCGCGCTGCACAAGGCGGGGCTGCTCTCCCAGGACGAACTGGCCCGCATGCTGGCCGGGCTCGCCCAACTGGAGGACGACGTCGCCGACGGCTCGTTCGTCGGCACCGTCGCCGACGAGGACGTCCACACGGCCCTGGAACGCGGCCTGCTGGAGCGGCTCGGCCCCGACCTCGGCGGCAAGCTGCGCGCGGGCCGCTCCCGCAACGACCAGATCGCGACGCTCTTCCGGATGTATCTGCGCGACCACGGCCGGATCATCGGCGGGCTGATCGCCGACCTCCAGGACGCGCTCGTCGCCCTCGCCGAGGCGCACCACGGCGTCGCCATGCCCGGCAGGACGCACCTCCAGCACGCGCAGCCCGTGCTGTTCGCCCATCATGTGCTCGCGCACGTCCAGTCGCTGTCCAGGGACGCGGAGCGGCTGCGGCAGTGGGACAAGCGCACGGCCGTCTCCCCCTACGGCTCCGGCGCGCTGGCGGGCTCGTCGCTCGGGCTCGACCCGGAGGCCGTCGCCGTCGACCTCGGCTTCGAACGCGGCTCGGTCGGCAACTCCATCGACGGCACCGCCTCACGGGACTTCGTCGCCGAGTTCGCCTTCATCACGGCGATGATCGGCGTCAACCTGTCCCGGATCGCCGAGGAAGTCATCCTCTGGAACACGAAGGAGTTCTCCTTCGTCACGCTCCACGACGCCTTCTCCACCGGCTCGTCGATCATGCCGCAGAAGAAGAACCCGGACATCGCGGAGCTGGCGCGCGGCAAGTCGGGCCGGCTCATCGGCAATCTCACCGGGCTGCTCGCCACGCTGAAGGCGCTGCCGCTCGCGTACAACCGCGACCTCCAGGAGGACAAGGAGCCGGTCTTCGACTCCTGCGACCAACTGGAGGTGCTGCTGCCCGCGTTCACCGGCATGATGGCGACGCTGACGGTCAACCGCACCCGGATGGAGGAGCTGGCCCCGGCCGGCTTCTCGCTCGCGACGGACATCGCCGAATGGCTCGTCAAGCAGGGCGTGCCGTTCCGGGTCGCGCACGAGGTCGCGGGGGAGTGCGTCAAGGAGTGCGAGGCGCGCGGCATCGAGCTGGACCAGCTCTCCGACGAGCAGTTCGCCAAGATCTCCGAACACCTGACGCCCGACGTGCGCTCGGTGCTCAACGTGGCGGGTTCGCTGGCGTCCCGCAACGGCAGGGGCGGTACGGCCCCTTCGGCGGTGGCAGTCCAGCTCTCCGAGCTGAAGGCCGACCTGGTGATCCAGCACGCCTGGGCGACGGCCAAGGACTGA
- a CDS encoding argininosuccinate synthase has translation MTERVVLAYSGGLDTSVAIGWIAEETGAEVIAVAVDVGQGGEDLDVIRKRALACGAVEAEVADAKDEFADEYCLPAIQANALYMDRYPLVSALSRPAIVKHLVAAAHKHGAGIVAHGCTGKGNDQVRFEAGISALGPDLKCIAPVRDYAMTRDKAIAFCEEKNLPIATTKKSPYSIDQNVFGRAVETGFLEDIWNGPIEDIYEYTQNPAVQREADEVVISFKEGVPVAIDGKPVTVLQAIQQLNERAGGQGIGRIDMVEDRLVGIKSREVYEAPGAIALITAHQELENVTVERELARYKRQVEQRWGELVYDGLWFSPLKRALDGFIKEANQHVTGEIRMTLHGGRAVVTGRKSPESLYDFNLATYDSGDTFDQSKAQGFIEIFGLSSKIAAKRDLA, from the coding sequence GTGACCGAGCGCGTCGTACTCGCCTACTCGGGCGGCCTGGACACCTCCGTCGCCATCGGCTGGATCGCCGAGGAGACGGGCGCCGAGGTCATCGCCGTTGCCGTGGACGTCGGCCAGGGCGGCGAGGACCTGGACGTCATCCGCAAGCGCGCGCTCGCCTGCGGTGCTGTCGAGGCCGAGGTCGCCGACGCCAAGGACGAGTTCGCCGACGAGTACTGCCTCCCGGCGATCCAGGCCAACGCCCTTTACATGGACCGCTACCCGCTGGTCTCGGCCCTTTCCCGGCCGGCCATCGTCAAGCACCTCGTGGCCGCCGCCCACAAGCACGGCGCGGGCATCGTCGCGCACGGCTGCACCGGCAAGGGCAACGACCAGGTGCGGTTCGAGGCGGGTATCTCCGCGCTCGGTCCCGATCTGAAGTGCATCGCCCCCGTCCGCGACTACGCGATGACCCGGGACAAGGCGATCGCCTTCTGCGAGGAGAAGAACCTCCCGATCGCGACCACCAAGAAGTCCCCGTACTCCATCGACCAGAACGTCTTCGGACGCGCCGTCGAGACGGGCTTCCTGGAGGACATCTGGAACGGTCCGATCGAGGACATCTACGAGTACACCCAGAACCCGGCCGTCCAGCGGGAGGCCGACGAGGTCGTCATCTCCTTCAAGGAGGGCGTCCCCGTCGCGATCGACGGCAAGCCCGTCACCGTGCTGCAGGCCATCCAGCAGCTCAACGAGCGGGCCGGCGGCCAGGGCATCGGCCGGATCGACATGGTCGAGGACCGGCTCGTGGGCATCAAGTCCCGTGAGGTGTACGAGGCGCCGGGCGCCATCGCGCTGATCACCGCGCACCAGGAGCTGGAGAACGTCACGGTCGAGCGCGAACTGGCCCGCTACAAGCGGCAGGTCGAGCAGCGCTGGGGCGAACTGGTCTACGACGGCCTGTGGTTCTCGCCGCTCAAGCGCGCCTTGGACGGCTTCATCAAGGAGGCCAACCAGCACGTCACGGGCGAGATCCGGATGACGCTGCACGGCGGCCGCGCCGTCGTCACAGGACGCAAGTCCCCCGAGTCGCTCTACGACTTCAACCTCGCCACCTACGACTCGGGCGACACCTTCGACCAGTCCAAGGCCCAGGGCTTCATCGAGATCTTCGGCCTCTCGTCGAAGATCGCCGCCAAGCGCGACCTCGCCTGA